A genomic region of Coriobacteriaceae bacterium contains the following coding sequences:
- the rapZ gene encoding RNase adapter RapZ, which translates to MAQQDAVEEPSPSTLGPDLIVITGMSGAGRTEAMHTFEDLGYFCIDNLPPSLLLNLVSLAGLNVGSSRKLAVVCDLRAKEFFPELARELDKLDEMGISTKVLFLDSTDEQLLNRYKATRRRHPLCEGDMSILDGIRKERELLDEARTQADYVLDTSVTRPQETRAKIRALFASENDIDEMHISVYSFGFKHGAPIDADIVIDVRFLPNPYYDKELRTKTGLDREVSEFVLEQPETKRFLERWYALLDEIIPGYIQEGKQYLTIGVGCTGGQHRSVALAIMTGQHLSQAGFHVNTAHRDLALAEVN; encoded by the coding sequence ATGGCTCAGCAAGACGCTGTCGAGGAGCCTAGCCCTTCGACGCTTGGTCCCGACCTCATCGTCATTACCGGCATGTCCGGCGCAGGCCGCACCGAGGCCATGCACACCTTCGAGGACCTTGGTTATTTCTGCATCGACAACCTGCCGCCTTCGCTGCTTCTCAACCTTGTGAGCCTCGCCGGTCTCAACGTTGGTTCCTCGCGCAAGCTTGCCGTTGTCTGCGATTTGCGCGCCAAGGAGTTCTTCCCCGAACTGGCTCGCGAGCTTGACAAGCTCGACGAGATGGGAATCTCCACCAAGGTGCTCTTCCTCGATTCGACAGATGAGCAACTGTTGAATCGTTATAAGGCAACGCGACGTCGTCATCCGCTTTGCGAGGGCGACATGTCAATTCTCGATGGCATTCGCAAGGAACGAGAGCTGCTCGATGAGGCGCGCACGCAAGCCGATTACGTGCTCGACACAAGCGTCACGCGCCCCCAGGAGACGCGTGCAAAGATTCGCGCGCTCTTTGCGTCCGAGAACGATATCGACGAGATGCATATCTCGGTTTACTCCTTCGGCTTCAAACACGGCGCACCTATCGACGCCGATATTGTCATCGACGTACGCTTCCTTCCCAATCCGTACTACGACAAGGAGCTGCGTACCAAGACGGGTCTCGATCGTGAGGTCTCCGAGTTCGTACTCGAACAGCCCGAGACCAAGCGTTTTCTCGAGCGCTGGTACGCCTTGCTCGACGAGATCATTCCCGGCTACATCCAGGAGGGCAAGCAATACCTCACCATCGGTGTGGGCTGCACGGGGGGCCAGCATCGCAGCGTTGCGCTTGCTATCATGACTGGTCAGCATCTCTCGCAGGCGGGCTTCCACGTCAACACCGCTCATCGTGACCTGGCGCTTGCCGAGGTCAACTAG